The Sesamum indicum cultivar Zhongzhi No. 13 linkage group LG6, S_indicum_v1.0, whole genome shotgun sequence genome has a segment encoding these proteins:
- the LOC105164676 gene encoding K(+) efflux antiporter 6: protein MSRSLATAILVFVALVATTASLVASEDSKLIEEGAVYAANATGIESTGNKTTPKEDTFADMIDRALEKEFTENEDQNQANDAGSFNNSVAEQQAVLETVARVKTKKNETKEEKSFKLHQVFNLDNDNGAEETPTLIDRKDNVFIISNFKSKYPVLQLDLRLISDLVVVIVSATGGGIAFACAGQPVLTGYLLAGSIVGPGGFNVISEMVQVETVAQFGVIFLLFALGLEFSTTKLRVVRAVAVLGGLVQILLFMCLCGIIASLCGGRASEGVFVGAFLSMSSTAVVYKFLMEKNSTSALHGQVTIGTLILQDCAVGLLFALLPVLGGTSGVMQGVISMTKSLVVLIAFLAVLSILSRTCVPWFLKLMISLSSQTNELYQLASVAFCLLVAWCSDKLGLSLELGSFAAGVMIATTDLAQHTLEQVEPIRNMFAALFLASIGMLIHVHFLWNHVDILLASVILVVIVKTLVISAVVKGFGYNNKTSLLVGMSLAQIGEFAFVLLSRASNLHLVEGKVYLLLLGTTALSLVTTPLLFKLIPAVMHLGVLLRWFAPDSQNELGYKGDNIRSDSAKQRIALISKDLFT, encoded by the exons ATGAGTAGATCATTAGCCACCGCCATTCTGGTCTTCGTGGCTCTGGTCGCCACTACAGCGTCGTTGGTCGCGTCCGAAGATTCGAAGTTGATTGAAGAAGGTGCAGTTTACGCCGCCAATGCAACCGGCATCGAGTCCACTGGTAATAAGACTACGCCCAAGGAGGACACATTTGCTGATATGATCGATCGCGCGCTTGAGAAGGAGTTCACGGAGAATGAAGATCAGAATCAAG CAAATGATGCTGGTAGCTTCAACAATAGTGTGGCTGAGCAGCAG GCTGTATTGGAAACAGTAGCTAGAGTcaagacaaagaaaaatgaaaccaaagagGAAAA ATCCTTTAAACTTCATCAAGTTTTCAATCTAGATAATGACAATGGAGCTGAAGAGACCCCAACATTGATTGACAGAAAG GACAATGTGtttatcatatcaaatttcaaatctaAGTACCCAGTGCTGCAGTTAGACTTGAG GCTCATATCAGATCTGGTTGTTGTCATTGTGTCTGCAACTGGCGGTGGAATTGCTTTTGCTTGTGCTGGACAACCG GTTCTTACTGGATACTTATTAGCGGGATCAATCGTTGGACCTGGAGGTTTTAATGTTATCAGTGAAATGGTGCAG GTCGAAACAGTAGCCCAATTTGGTGTTATTTTCCTGCTTTTTGCTCTGGGCCTGGAGTTCTCCACGACCAAG CTGCGAGTTGTTCGTGCAGTTGCTGTTCTTGGAGGGCTAGTCCAAATACTCCTCTTCATGTGCCTGTGTGGAATTATAGCCTCG TTATGTGGTGGTAGAGCTTCTGAGGGGGTATTTGTTGGTGCATTCCTGTCAATGTCATCTACAGCAGTG GTGTATAAGTTTTTGATGGAGAAAAATAGTACTAGTGCTCTTCATGGCCAAGTGACTATCGGCACTCTGATTTTACAG gACTGTGCTGTGGGGTTACTGTTTGCTCTGCTTCCAGTCCTTGGTGGAACTTCGGGTGTTATGCAGGGTGTGATATCCATGACTAAATC GTTGGTGGTGTTGATTGCTTTCTTGGCAGTTTTATCGATACTGTCACGGACCTGTGTGCCTTGGTTCCTGAAACTTATGATAAGTTTGTCATCACAG ACCAATGAACTTTATCAGTTGGCGTCAGTTGCATTTTGCCTACTCGTAGCTTGG TGTAGTGACAAGCTTGGTCTTAGTTTGGAATTGGGTTCATTTGCTGCTGGAGTGATGATAGCGACGACTGATCTTGCCCAGCATACACTGGAACAA GTTGAACCCATTCGCAACATGTTTGCAGCTCTTTTCCTGGCAAGCATTGGGATGCTGATCCATGTTCATTTTCTGTGGAATCATGTAGATATCTTGCTTGCTTCAGTTATATTGGTGGTCATCGTTAAAACATTAGTAATTTCTGCAGTTGTCAAGGGATTTGGCTACAACAACAAGACTTCACTTCTT GTAGGGATGTCTCTGGCACAAATAGGGGAATTTGCTTTTGTGCTGCTTAGTCGTGCCTCAAATCTTCATCTTGTTGAG GGTAAAGTGTACTTGCTGCTTCTTGGAACAACAGCACTCAGTCTG GTGACTACTCCATTGCTTTTCAAGTTAATACCAGCAGTTATGCACCTTGGTGTGTTGTTACGCTGGTTTGCACCTGACAGTCAGAATGAG CTTGGATATAAAGGAGATA